A single genomic interval of Malania oleifera isolate guangnan ecotype guangnan chromosome 13, ASM2987363v1, whole genome shotgun sequence harbors:
- the LOC131146440 gene encoding VQ motif-containing protein 20 has translation MSHPELSHEHEKRGANHVTATRPSLKISKDSHSIKKPPPSSPPSSSSSVGGAAAASKPHQQRHPVIIYTHSPKVIHTHPRDFMALVQKLTGLSHSASDDDAPPHAGADKESRNAKGGAGDENDTSSVITEENGCDLRVNSANCMVPPFFESAMAPTMNPYLCNMPFLGGTSTDFLCSNQQQPFYNSYNESLIFSGAPNMRMMSSISSSSTLDGLSEFREF, from the coding sequence ATGAGCCATCCTGAGCTTTCCCACGAGCACGAAAAGCGAGGTGCCAATCACGTTACCGCCACGCGCCCCTCCCTAAAGATCAGTAAAGACTCGCATTCCATTAAAAAGCCGCCGCCGTCGTCCCCTCCGTCATCGTCGTCCTCCGTCGGCGGTGCCGCTGCGGCCTCTAAGCCCCACCAACAGCGCCACCCCGTCATCATCTACACCCACTCGCCCAAAGTCATCCACACCCACCCCCGCGATTTCATGGCACTCGTCCAAAAGCTCACGGGCCTCTCCCACTCTGCCTCCGACGACGATGCCCCGCCGCACGCGGGGGCAGATAAGGAGAGCAGGAATGCCAAGGGCGGTGCCGGCGACGAGAATGACACGTCGTCAGTGATTACAGAGGAGAACGGCTGCGATTTGCGCGTGAATTCTGCAAATTGTATGGTTCCCCCGTTTTTTGAGTCGGCGATGGCGCCGACGATGAATCCTTACCTCTGTAATATGCCGTTTCTGGGAGGGACCTCGACGGATTTCTTGTGCTCAAACCAGCAGCAGCCTTTCTATAATAGCTACAATGAATCATTGATTTTCAGTGGGGCTCCTAACATGAGGATGATGAGCTCCATATCGTCATCTTCTACATTGGACGGACTCAGTGAGTTTCGCGAGTTTTAG